Within Piliocolobus tephrosceles isolate RC106 chromosome 7, ASM277652v3, whole genome shotgun sequence, the genomic segment GtccattgcagatgtaattagatAAGATGAGGTCACTAGAGTGggcctaatccaatatgactttgtccttataaaaagggaaaatttgggcATAGAGACAGATAAACACATAGGGAGAATGACATGAACACGAAGCCAGAGATTAGGGTGATGTATTCACAAGCCAAGGAGgaccaaagattgccagcaaaccccCAGAAGCCGGCATAAACTCCCTCACAGTCTCCGAAGGAACTgaccttgctgacaccttgatctcagacttctagactccagaactgtgagacaataaatgtctgctgtttaaCTCCAGATGTACTTGGTTTCTTCAAGCATTTGTTCagcaagattaaaaattaaaaatgtcttccAAACAAGAAATAATGAGTGACCAGCAGTTTAGACGGGTTGCAAAGGACCCGAGATTTTGGGAAATGCCAGAAGAGGATCgaaaagccaaaatttacaaGAGATTTCGAGCTATGGTTCATGACAAGAAGTTCAAGTTGAACTATGCTGTGGATAAAAGAGGGTGCCCCATTAACCATAGCACTACAGAGGATTTGAAAAGTTTTTATGACCTTACAGATTCTTATTCCAATCTCTCTAATGAAGATAGCTAAgtgttgaaacaaaagaaaataaagaagaaaaaaaaaaaaaacccagactaaaaaagaaatagattttaaaaatctagttgaggagaaaaagaaagaaaccaagaaagctAATCAAAAGTGttccaaaaataaaactgatttaaatAATTCTGAAggaatcaaaaaaattaaaacctcatGTAAATCTAAGATAGAATCAAACATAAGTCCAAAGAAGGCAAGCAATGAATTTACACTAAAAAGTACAATGGCAGCCATAGGAAATTAATGCTGTGttgttcatctttttaatttttctattctattgTGTATAGCTGTATCTTATTgcacttttaatttgtatttccctaatgattgaTGATAAGACCTTTGTCAGGTGCTTATTAATGATTCGTACATCTTCCTTTATGAAATACCTATTCAAGTATTTTGCCCAGTTTTCAACGGAGTATGTGTCTTTCTACTATTTGAGGTacaggagctttttttttttttttttttttttttgagacggagactcgctctatcgcccaggctggagtgcagtggccggatctcagctcactgcaagctccgcctgccgggtttacgccattctcctgcctcggcctcccgagtagctgggactacaggcaccggccacctcgcccatctagttttttgtattttttagtagagacggggtttcaccgtgttagccaggatggtctggatctcctgacctcgtgatccacccgtctcggccttccaaagtgctgggattacaggcttgagccaccgcgcccggcccaggagcTCTTAATGTATGTAAAAAAGTTCTACCCCTGCACTTTTGTTGTGCAGGGCAACAAATTCTCttcacttcatcaaaattaaaaatgtttgctcaTCTAAGGCCTCATCTGAGGCATAAGTCATTACAGAGACTCCGAGtctctgtaaatattttctcccagtctgtggcttgcttttgtttttcttagtggTGGCCTTAGAtgagcaaacatttttaattttgatgaagtgaaGAGAATTCGTTGCCCTGCATAACAAAAGTGCAGGAGTAGaacatttttttactttgttgctTTCTTCAACATCTAGATAAAAGTTTAGCCCCTCTAGTAAGTTCTTACTTTCCTATCCTGctctactttatttatttctttcaggggCCTCAGCACTATTTTTACTGTGTGTCTtacttagtctgtttgtgctgctataacaaacaccagagactgggtagtttataaataacaaaaataaatttcctcacagttctagaggctgggaatctaagatcaaggcaccagtagGTTTGGTTTCTGATGAGGGCCTGGTCTCTTTAGTCAGCATGGTGCCTTGTTGCTATGTCCTCTGGAAGAAACAagcactgtgtcctcacatgatggaaggcagaagggcagaAAGGGCTTTAAGCCTCTTTATAATAGCACCTAATCACATGCATGGGGGCAAAGCCCTCATGACTCAATCActtccccaaaggccccacctctcaatactgtcACAATGGGccttaggtttcaacatatgaatgttgaagaggacacacacattCCAACCGTAGCACCAGGTTATCTGATATTTTCAAACtccttttgtgattttatttattctaatgtTGATATCTTGGTTCCTGGTGGCAATGATATTTTGAGCTATGGAATCTAAAGtggtggaggaaaaaaaaaaagcacttttgtGCATGTAGGAGTGAAGGCAGGGACAAAAAGAGAGAGGCGGAATGTAAGAAAAACTTGGACTTTTGAAGAAGAAAGCCTTGACTTCAAATCCTCTTCCTCAATAATTATTGATTTTGAGCAGTCATTGAAACGTCTTGATCTCAGAATTGTTCCATGTAAGATTTGCATGATAATTCGCAACTAATAAAGTTGCTAAAATTGCATAAGGTACCTAGAAGAACACCAAGTACAttgctggcacacagtaggcacttgcAACAAGGTTGTATTACTATTATTGCTGTCATTAGAAAGTTACTGAACCATGGAAGATTCATAGATGGCTGGAACTATTAAGTTTTGAAAGGCATGGGTCATTTACTGAGCAAATCAAATTACCCCACCATCCTTAGCCACCTTCACTTCCCCTGACCCAATCATCTTCTTTCCTCTTCAATCAGTGATGTGCTGGTGAATGTTTAACAACTGGTTTTCCAGGGAAGAaaagttttcatttgtaacattTGCCGATTTCCATAAATACTTCCATTACGGTTGATTTCAAACTACCAATGTGATGTCACTGAATGCAGCATCAGGAAGAGATGCACACAGTCCGGTCATCCAAGTACATGTGTGGGCTTCAGCACTCCCCTGTCTTCAACTCAACTCGGAGAGgtcactgttttgttttaatcatgtAAGTCTCTTCCATTCATTTGACTTCTCAATTCTGTAATCAGATtaccaatttaaataaaatttaattatgctTCACATGTGTGCCACCCTACTACACCTCTAGCATCACCACTCAGAATCATTAAGTAGCTTTATTGCAAGAGTCTACATAATTTGGCCTTTTCTAACGCTTCAGAATCATGTCAGACACACTATTCTTTTTCCAAACCCCCAACTTTCATtccagttatcttttctgcttatCTTTTGGGTCTCAGCTTAATCAATTCTATAGGAAAGTCTTCCTGAGCTTTTGTCCAACTCCAGTACACAGAATATTTCTTTGTTATATTCTTTCACACAACCAGGTTTCTTTCTCAAAGTACTTTCCCATCACTCAATCTTAAGAGTAATTATTGGGTTAATATCTATTGTCCCACAGCATGTAAACTCTGCTGCATCAGGGACTGCACCTCTATTTTCTCTAGTACTAGAACCATCTTTGGGAAAGAATAGGTTCTTAATAAAAACTTTTTGATTCAATGCATTTATGaataaagtcatttatttatatctattatatctagttgtttgtattagtccgttctcatgctgctaataaagacgtacctgagactgggtaatttataaaggaaagaggtttaattgacccacagttcagcatggctggagaggcttcaggaaacttacaatcatggcagaaagggaagcaaatacATGGTGGCGGGAAGGAAAAGTGCAGAGTGAAGGAGGGTGGGGAAAGttcattataaaaccatcagatcttgtgagaatgcactcactatcacaagaacagcatagaagtaaccaccaccatgattaaattacctcccattgggtccttccatgacacatggttattatgggaactacagttcaagatgagatttgagtagggacaccGCCAAACCACATTATTGTTCAATATGCATGTTAATTTTACCTAGCATGTATTGGATGCCTACTGTATGCCAGTCCTGTGTTAGGCATTTAAAAGCATTATTTGTAATtcaacaaaatatacaatattcaatttttaaatttatttaattgagAAATTGCTTTTTAGTGTCTACAATGTATAAGATTTTGCATTAGGGGCTTAGACTGTGGGCTACTTGGTACAATATTGAACCTAAAATCCTTCAAGCAACAAAATGAACTATAATTTATTTGATATGTTTTAAATAGCTCTAAGAAGAACTCTACACCTATAAAATGGTGAAAatcagtgatattttaaaaatatgtggccTCAATTCACCCACTAATTTACTACTAgtttcaaaggaagaaagaaactaatttttttctcttgttctaaAGGATTTGGGCCATTGAAAAAAGGTATCTTGTTGATTCATGAAAAAAGTGATTTGTTAAGTTTAgcaaagatattttcaaattttatggtAACTCTGATGACAGAtggtcagaaaaacaaaagagatgaaCATGTAGAGTTTAATGGAAGGAATTGAAATTACTGAGTTGGAAAGGGTTTGTATTTAGTGCCAAATGTAGCACAGAAACAAATGCATCAATGCAAGGACACATTTATCAACTTAACACAAATCCATTGTGTGGCTACATCCCACTTGACCGTAGTGAGCTTCTGCACTCAGTTGAATTGGCTGGAatctctttatttgtttatttttggatgtGAAAATCTGTGCCCGGCGCTCAAAAGTTCCTCTTGGTATACCAACCATATCAATTACCAAGCAAAAacaaaggacaaaggaaataagaTAGTAATGACAAAAGCCTTAGATCCTTTTTCTCTAAGGTGGTGTTTCCAATCAATATGGCAGAACTAAGAGTGACTATAGAGGTCAGCCATCTGGCCAACACTTTACCCTCAGAGGACGTTTTCTGACTTTCCTTTTCCTTAAGTTCATACAAGCAAGGGGACAGGTGAAATAAATCATACTTCATAATCcctttttcataatatttttatacagatGAAGTCAGATTAACAGAAACATTCATTGAGGGAAAATCATTCAAATAAAATAGATAGCATGTTTGTAACAAGCTAGACACTATTTTACCATGTGAGTGTGTTGCTATTTTAGCCTATACACCCTCACAACACTTATATACCATAGCCAAGTTAGTGAGGTGACATACtaagtaaaaatggaaataaactaCCGGTAGCcttattaaaaaccaaaatatgtTAAAACTCTTATGTCTTCAGTCATTttcagtgaaacaaaaataataaactcatCCCAGAGGACCTAAGTGTGATCACTGGatataatacaaaaatgtagATACGTAAGGTATGAAGGTGAGTAATATCAGAGAGAGACTTAGGTTATTCTTGCTTAGCTCCTAGTAAATTTATTTACTTCACTCTATAAACCAAGATCAAGAGCTATGAACTTTATAGAATTCCTTACTAGATGTGGGTATTGTTCACTCATATGCTAGGGAGGATTAAAAGGCTTAAGCTAAATAAAGTGTCTGTGGAAAATTCTGTCATCTTCAGGACTGCACAGGGACTGCAGTGGATGAGTAGATGTTggtctttgatttttcttttcttcttttttactctCTCTTTTCAACTCCATGGTTGGAACTCACAGTACAAGctagcctatttttaaaaaaggaatttttagtGCTCTCACGATATTAAACCTAATAGCTTAACACATTCCATTTGaaatttttgtctcctttttaaaAGACTGTAATCCTGGGCTCAGTGGGTCAAAATTCTAGACAAAGAGCAGACAGGTCTAACATATGGCATTTCCATTATGGCAACTTACATGTACATTATCATGTTATAGAGAAACCTGCTGAGAATATTCTAAGGttatttacagttttcttttttttttaaacttttcctgGCCTTTGACCCAGGTAATCAGTTAATTATGGGCTATGCTTTTTAGTGCAGATTCCCAAGCCTGTGGCATAATGCTATTTCAGGAGTTTAGGAAGAATGACATCTTGAAACAGGAAGCAATACTTTCCAGTTGTCATCTAAAAAACTGATGTGTTCTGCCTATTACTCACCAACAATCCctaccatttaattttttttaccccTTATTAAGGAAAAActcaaacatatacaaataaaaagggACAGTATAGAAAAACCATTACTTATTCATAACCCAGCTCCACTAATTATTTCTACCTTCTTATTTCATCTATATTCTTCAATCTACCTCCCACTTCCCCtccagattattattattttttgaatttgtttccacAATTCCTTTGCATTTGTAGCTTGACTACAAGATACCACCTCTGAATGGTGTGGATGCATGCCTTCTACaaatagaaatgtaaacattcttgtacatacAGAAGGTAAAGATGTGTCATTATTTAGCTTTAATAGACAATTAGTCTGGTAATGCAATTCCTGCCAAAGAgaagaaatgcagaaaacaattttgaaaacaaagtcATCATTTCTTCCCATTGACTAGGTTTTAGCCAGCCTGATAGTCCTCCCTCTGTTAGGAACACAACCACTTTCTTCTTTGCAGAGCATATTTCTTGTGGTTCTAGTGGaggcagccctgccctgcccaggaTTGAACATGTGATCGAGGCTGTTCAAAGAACTCCTCCATTCCTATAGTAATTAGATATGATTGGCACAGGACACGTGGGCCCGAGGGCAGAGGCTCGTATATTTCAGGAGATAAGGGAGATTGGGAGCTATGAGGTCTGTGTGAACCTGAAGCTAACAGTCATCTTATCAGGGAGAAAGAGCCTGAGAATGAAGcaatacagaagaaaaagaggtggagacagaaagggagacaagagacagagagagagagacagagaaagaaacagagagagagaaacagagagagagtaCACTATTTGGACACTTGTATATACAGCTGTGCCTGAAGCACTCCTGAACTTTTCAGATGCGTGAACcaataaattttcttaaactaGGTCTCtccatttaaaacagaaataatcccAATATGGTAAATATCTTCTAGCATTTTACTGGCCACCAGACATAGATACCACACTGTGAATTCATTCAGCGTTCAGCTACCTGGCAACATGTTTCCTACCAGCACTAACTGGGGCATGTGCCCCATGTAGGCCCACATCCGTGAGGAGATGGGATGTCAAGATAGTGAGAATCAAGATAGTGAGAATAGCATGTCCAAAACTGAAATCCTGACCTTTCCTTGCAATATATTTCTCCTTCCATATTTTCCATCCTATAAATGATATCTCCGTTCATCAGTTGCATAAACTGGAAACCTAAGATCTATTCTTGCTTCTCTCACTCCTTTGTATACCACCAACAATCTATTACTATGTCTTGTCTGTTCTATCTTCAAAGCACAGCTCAGCTCCATCCACTTCTCTGCATATCTGCTGGCTCCACCATATCCAAGCTACATCAACACACATGCACTAAATCAACAGCAGCCTTGATCTCTGTGCTCTGTTTCTGTTCCTCTGTAATCCATACTCTACCCAGATTATTTGCTAAAATACCAGATTCTATAACTCTCTGCCTTAAAACCCATCAGTGCCTCTTCATCCCACATAGAATAATTTTCAAACCTCTTAGAACAGCCTGCAAGGCCTGTACGACCGAGTCCCTGAATCTTTAGTAAACATTAACCGTAAAAAATAGCTTGCTAGAAAAGTGTACAGATGAACTGTGAACCACACAGGTTGGACTGTGTGGGACTGCTACTTATATGCTGCCCCCAAGACAGCAAGATcaatctctcctcttcctcctcctcctcagcctactccaTGTGAACATGAAGATGAAAACCCTTATGATTATTCACTTCCACTtaacaaaaagtaaatatcttttcCTTATTATGTGTAGAGGAccatctgcttttacaactgagcaggccattcccccattaacattatagtcccgctcttgcaagcgaagctgggcattcctcctctgcaaacagggaggacaaaggagcctacaagactggcctcagttgcaaatagcagaccctgggggcttgtttatatgtaaacatcttggaaattcagaaagtcagggaaagatcagagaaacaacaatgtgtctggcgacttgctaacatttcacaaaggacggtataaaataaagcagagcgtgtcgttcggggcggccgccacgtttgtctcgtcttgtgttgtcttgtgtgttcattcctttgttcaggaaacacgcggaccccaacaagTTTGAGCTCTTTCCTTcttgccattttttttaaaaaactagacaaggccttgctatgttgtccaggctggactcgaactcttgggctcaagcgatcctctctcctcagcctaccaagtggctgggctataggtgtgcaccaccacaaccagattttctggttatttttaaattagataaaaCTGTAGATGATTCAGCCTCCCCTCTCTCAAAACACTCCTAACAAGTAAGCAGTCTTCCGGCTTCTGCCTGAGCTGGGGAATTGAGGGTAGGTCACTAACTCTCAGTAGCTCCAATGTAGGTACTCAAACCAGTCTGAGAGCCTTAACAATGGGTAGTGATCTCAGTATGTCTCTTGGGGCAACACACAATCAAATCACTTCCTGACAAGTTTTCCCCTGTGAAAGATAAAGAGccctaaaaaaaatacagtaaagaatgcatataacatacaaaatatgtattaatttactGTTTATGTTataaatgaatagtaaatatattttctcttccttatgattttcttaataacattttcttttttctcttgcttgattataaaaaacaatatattatatatataacatacaaaatatatgtttatcaactgtttatgttattaatAAGGCTTCAAGTCAATGATAGGCTATTAGTAGTAAATTTTGGGGGTGAAACAAAAGTTATTCACAGATTTTTGACTGTGTGGTGATAAGTGCCCCAACCCTCATATtattcaagagtcaactgtatataTTTAGAAGCTTTAGACAATAAAAACCATTGTTAAATATTTAGGGGAATATTGTTAAATATGTGGAAGCCTAAACAAATTTTTGTTGTGAATTTCTATAATTAATCTATTATAATAATTTACCAACCTTTATGTCAGGTTTCACTGGAGGCAGTTTCATCACCTTTCATTCCATGGCTGCTAATATCTCCTTGACTCCATAGAAGCAACTTGGGTCCATACGTGGGACCAAAGGCAAACTACTCCATCTTCCTGATGAACCAAGCAAGACATGACAAACCTAAGCCATTCTGacaagttttgaaatcaggaataGAACTATTGATTGAAACTGTGGTAAATTCAAATACATGTTTAGTTTGAAAACCTTGCTAATTCAAATACATACATTAACTGtgcaaacaaaatttatttttgtactttataaGCAGTCTTGTTGAGGTACATGCGCTTGCATACAAAGAATAGACTAGGCAAAAACACATCAGAATGTTCACTGTGGTCTCTTTCTTGAACATGGTATTCTTTTTGCATTTCCAATTTCCAGACTTTCTACAATGGGTATAAATTATGCTTGAAacgaaaaataaatgttaactcatcaaatacaaaaatgcaaagaataCCAAAGAGATGAAATGATACTCTTGAAAATTCAACATTTGTATACTTTGCAGGCCACGTCACAGCAGGAAATACAGGAGAAACATCATTGACCTGGTATGCTTGTAAATTTCTGAGCCATAGCTCATCATGTCCAGTATCATTAGGGTACAGTTTTACTTCAGTATTGTAAGAGTCTTTGTGACTAACAGTAACTAAATTGAATAGTTAACATTTTCCTGAAATTCTATTATGCACAGGCATGTAAATCCTTATCATCTATTATCTTCATTTAACCCTTAATCACAATCTTATGGCTTAGTAAGGAGTTCTCACAATCTTATGGCTTAGTTCATGTAGTCAGGGATCCCTGGGGGTCTTTGGGATCTTATCAGGGGGCTTGCAAGTtcaaacctatttttaaaaataatacaaaagccctatttgtctttttcactctCTGTTTTATATGTGGGAAGATAGGCTCAGAATTTAAGTGCATTGAACAGGATCACATAGTAAATggtggagctggaatttgaaccctcGTGGCTCACTCAAAAACCTGTGCCTTTAACCACTATACTCTATCATTTAGATTTCTTCCACTTCTAGGCTAATGTATTTGTCAAGTGGAATTgagaaaatctttaaaagtttTCAGTGTCCTTGTTGGTTTCAAGCAGTCTGCTTCAAAGGGTGACCTCAAAAAGTTAAGATTTTTGTTAGATTGAGGGGAACCAAGAGAAAGTGATTCCCCCTCATGTCTGTGACTTAGAGGTAAAAAGTTTGCCCTCACTTTCCTAGGTTTGGGCTGAAATTTTATAGTCATTCAAGGAAGATGAGAGAAACTTATTGGCTTTTCTGTAAGTTTCCATCTTATCTTACCTCCTGGCTTGTCCATCAATCCCATTCCATCCTACATGACTTGAGGTGTTCTTATCAGAGCCACTCTTTGGATTAGACATTCCAGTACTTCTTCGTGTGGCATTGTTATCAGAACATTTAGAAACCCTGGACTCTGGGGTATTAATGACCAGCAGCACATCTCCCCATCGCTGGAATAGCCAAAAATGCTGTGCCACGTTTTCACGCTTTCCTTAGGTATAACTGCCAGTTAAGAACCATAGAGAGGCGGCATTATCTGCAGACTTGATATGCTATGGACATATCAACCTAAGAGAGGCAAATTCATCTATTATCATGAAGGCAGGATGTTTATAATCAATGACATGAGTATTTATTATTAGCAGCAATAATAATGAACTGGTTGATCAGATTAGTAAAATTACCATCTTGGACAgcaaaagatatattaaaattagaaGGTAGTGCAGGGAAAATTTTAcaagcagagtgagactgttccAGCAAACCAAATATATGGTCACCAAGGCATACAGTGGAACCCTGTACTGAAAGACTCAGATGAACAACCAAAGTCATCCTGAATCCCCTGGACCCCCGGAGGTTGGGACTGGGCACAAGGCATAATTGCTGGAGAAAGGTCAAAGATGATCTCTACCTCTTTAACCCTTTTGCCCATATTTTCCATGCTTAGCATGAAAGACAGAATTCTTAGCTCAGAATAATAGAACTAGGCAAATGTTAGAAGAATTCGAATAGAAAAATGATCATTGCCTTCCTTGCCTGGATGAAAAGCTACTGTTATTTTAGTAACATAATATACTCTTTCCAGACAGATCTCTGAACTGAAAGACTTCTGAAGACTGAAAGGGTAAATGCCAGACAGGAAGCTATTCATgaagaaagtcaagaaaaatagGTTAAAATGCATAACAGCCATTGCTGGAAACTCAAGGCATCTCCAGTGTTCTTCTCCAGCTCTAACTCCTGTGCTCATCCTAAGTAACAGAACTCAAAGTTCACAACCAAGATTCAAATTCCTTGGTTTCCAATCTCAATTCAATACTACATTCACCAAATTAGTCAAAATCATCATCTCCACAAAATGGTGCAATTTACCCATTTAAGAGTCCCATCACTACTGTCAACAGAGTTAAATACCAAAAGCAGAACCTAAACCGTCAGATAGCCCTTGGATGAATGGGTTAAGGCTTTGTTATTATTCAGTTAAATAAGAGTAAGTCTTTTAAATCCAAATTATACAGTCATATTTGTCTACTGatcctcttctgcctcccccaGGACATTAAATCATGTCTCAAACATTCTGACAATCAGCTAAATATTACAATGAAAAATGAGTTCCCACTGTGAGTTCAAAGAAAATACGTGCAGCATATTCACACTTGGTTCACATGGAATAGAGTCTTTTACTGGGAGTTCAGAAggtataagaaaattattttgtgtgtttatgtgtttttacGTTATCCTTCTTAGAGTTATTAATGCTAATTGATAAATAATGACAGCTAATATTAACTGAATGCTAATTGATAAGTAATGACAACTAATATTAACTGAGCATCTTCT encodes:
- the LOC111520979 gene encoding LOW QUALITY PROTEIN: ESF1 homolog (The sequence of the model RefSeq protein was modified relative to this genomic sequence to represent the inferred CDS: deleted 1 base in 1 codon; substituted 1 base at 1 genomic stop codon), producing MSSKQEIMSDQQFRRVAKDPRFWEMPEEDRKAKIYKRFRAMVHDKKFKLNYAVDKRGCPINHSTTEDLKSFYDLTDSYSNLSNEDSXVLKQKKIRRKKKKTQTKKEIDFKNLVEEKKKETKKANQKCSKNKTDLNNSEGIKKIKTSCKSKIESNISPKKASNEFTLKSTMAAIGN